TAGCACAAATGATTGATTTTAAGGGCAATAAACCCATATTTGTCTTTGCCGGAAAGTTGCTGGCATGGTTTGCCGTATGGTACCTTTTTTATGAGGTGTGGCTGCTCCCCGATGGCAGGCTTGACGCGTTTTTGTCCGTCAATATCGTCGAGGTTGCTGCAGGTTTGCTGGGTTTAGGCAGTTTTGAGCTGTTTCAGGCCAACCGGGTGATTGGCATTACGGGCACCAACGGTATTATCGTCGTGAACGGCTGCAACGGCCTTGAAGCAATCGGCTTGTTTATTGGCTTTGTGATGTCTTATCCCGGCGACGCCATCAAAAGAGCGCTGTTCATCCCCATGGGCATTTTTGTGATTTATCTGGTGAATGTGTTTCGGATTGCGGCCCTCGTACTGATTCAGTATTACTACCCTGCCGGCTTCGACTTTGCACACGATTACTCGACCTCCGCAATTTTTTATCTCGCTATTTTTGCCATGTGGGTGATCTGGATTAACTTTGGTCACAAGCCCAAATGGGGGAAGCTGGCAGCATGAAATCCCGGGCTGTTAATATTGCAGCAGGGGTGAAACAGTCCTGAGATTTTATTAACTTGATAATCTGTCAGAAAAAAGCGTTTCCAAAAGCTTTTTCCGGGCATAAGCAAGTATTTTCAACCCAATTCAAGTTTCGGCCTGAACAGCGCCGAGGAAATTATTTTTTACCAATAAATCTGTTAAGGGAATTTTAAATGGCAAGAGTTGAAATGGTAATGCCCAAAATGGGCGAGTCGATTATGGAAGGTACCATTATTGAATGGACCAAAGAAGTGGGCGATTCCATCGAGCAGGACGAAACCATTCTTGAAATCGCCACGGATAAGGTGGATTCAGAGGTGCCGGCACCTGAGTCCGGGGTGTTGGTTGAAATTCTCGCTGAAGCCGGTGATGTAATCGAAGTAGGCAAGCCCATTGCCATTATTGAAACAGACCCTTCTGCAGCTGACAGCGGCGGTGCTTCCGAAAAAGCAGAAGCCGCTCCCGAAACGGCTCAAGCGGAGCCGGAAGCTGAGGCTGAAGCCGAAACAGTAGCTGAGAAGGAAGAGCCGGCCCCGGCAACAACGGACGCACAAGCTGAGACCGCAGCACCTGTTGAAGGCGATACGCCCCCGCAGCGGCATGGCTCCGACGGACGCTTTTTCTCCCCGCTTGTCCGCTCTATTGCGGAAAAAGAGGGCGTTTCCATGGAAGAGCTCGAATCTATTGCCGGTTCAGGTTCTCAGGGCCGTGTAAATAAGCAGGACCTGCTTGACTATATCGAAAACCGGAAGTCTGCGAAGCCCGCTGCCGCTGCATCAGCTCCGACACCGGCTCCGGCAGCCGCCTCTTCCACCGGACTCTCACGCCCGGTTGCTTCAACCGCTGCCTCTTCCGGAAGCAAGGGCGCAATCTCTGCCGGTGAAATCAATGTTGGCCGTCCGGTCGAAAACGTGGAAATCATCAAGATGGACCGCATGCGCAAGGTCATTGCCGAGCACATGGTGAAGTCCAAACAGACCTCAGCACATGTCACGACTTTTGGCGAGGCAGATGTCACCAACCTGGTGAAATTCCGCAACAAGCATAAAGACCGTTTCTACAAGGAAAACGGCTTCAAGCTTACCTTCACGCCGTTTTTTGTGGAAGCTACCATTCAGGCTTTGCGCGAGTTTCCGCTTATAAACAGCTCTGT
This genomic stretch from Cyclonatronum proteinivorum harbors:
- the xrtX gene encoding exosortase X, translating into MIDFKGNKPIFVFAGKLLAWFAVWYLFYEVWLLPDGRLDAFLSVNIVEVAAGLLGLGSFELFQANRVIGITGTNGIIVVNGCNGLEAIGLFIGFVMSYPGDAIKRALFIPMGIFVIYLVNVFRIAALVLIQYYYPAGFDFAHDYSTSAIFYLAIFAMWVIWINFGHKPKWGKLAA
- a CDS encoding dihydrolipoamide acetyltransferase family protein; translated protein: MARVEMVMPKMGESIMEGTIIEWTKEVGDSIEQDETILEIATDKVDSEVPAPESGVLVEILAEAGDVIEVGKPIAIIETDPSAADSGGASEKAEAAPETAQAEPEAEAEAETVAEKEEPAPATTDAQAETAAPVEGDTPPQRHGSDGRFFSPLVRSIAEKEGVSMEELESIAGSGSQGRVNKQDLLDYIENRKSAKPAAAASAPTPAPAAASSTGLSRPVASTAASSGSKGAISAGEINVGRPVENVEIIKMDRMRKVIAEHMVKSKQTSAHVTTFGEADVTNLVKFRNKHKDRFYKENGFKLTFTPFFVEATIQALREFPLINSSVQGDEIHMKRDINYGIAVALGQSGSGGLIVPVIKNAGELNLIGLARATNELAAKARNKQLIPDDLSGGTFTLTNYGSVGNLMGTPIINQPQVAIFGTGIIQKRPMVLEVDGNDVIAVRHMVYLSMSYDHRIIDGALGGAYVQRVKQLLEEFDTNRSI